Proteins from one Gimesia maris genomic window:
- a CDS encoding HlyD family secretion protein produces the protein MKKIAGLLVVGVVLIVSLVFSQNRHVPLRVSGFIEADDIRPGSRVGGRVKQVLIEEGQSVSQGDLLIELEPYDLLERRAEAIAGLAEVKAQHAELVAGFRTEEIDEAAAKVDQLKARLTLLINGPRQQEIDSAVAELHLADAEYRLAKAKQMRVETLFGQKSASTDELDTANTELQVAASRKEVKQKSLDLLKEGTRKEEIDEARAQLKQAEAALQLLRNGSRKEDIEQAAASVRKAEAFLQTIEDQIKELKIVAPLDGTIEAVTLQPGDLVGSNVPVVSILDWNALWVRCYVPENHLDIQVDQEVEVTIDSYPDKTFKGRVSFVSRQAEFVPRNVQTPEERSKQVFRIKVRITDKDKLLRPGMAADVWLHGKD, from the coding sequence TTGAAGAAAATAGCAGGATTGTTAGTTGTCGGTGTGGTGCTGATTGTGTCACTGGTGTTCAGCCAGAATCGTCATGTCCCACTACGGGTTTCCGGCTTTATCGAAGCCGATGATATCAGACCCGGGTCGCGCGTCGGCGGACGTGTGAAACAGGTGCTGATTGAAGAAGGGCAGTCCGTCTCCCAAGGCGATCTGCTGATCGAACTCGAACCTTATGATTTACTCGAACGACGAGCCGAGGCAATCGCCGGACTGGCTGAAGTCAAAGCGCAGCATGCAGAACTGGTGGCCGGCTTCCGAACGGAAGAAATTGACGAAGCTGCTGCGAAAGTCGATCAGCTCAAGGCGCGTCTGACACTGTTGATCAATGGACCCCGACAGCAGGAAATTGACTCGGCTGTCGCAGAACTTCATCTGGCAGATGCGGAATATCGCCTGGCAAAAGCCAAGCAGATGCGGGTGGAAACACTCTTTGGCCAGAAATCGGCTTCAACCGATGAACTGGATACCGCCAATACGGAATTGCAGGTCGCTGCATCAAGAAAAGAGGTCAAACAAAAATCTCTGGATCTACTGAAAGAGGGGACCAGAAAGGAAGAGATCGATGAAGCCCGGGCACAGTTAAAGCAGGCGGAAGCAGCATTGCAGTTGTTGAGAAACGGAAGTCGCAAGGAAGACATTGAACAGGCGGCCGCCAGTGTCAGAAAAGCGGAAGCCTTTCTGCAGACGATAGAAGATCAGATCAAAGAACTGAAAATTGTTGCTCCGCTGGATGGAACCATTGAAGCGGTCACCCTGCAACCCGGTGACCTGGTGGGCAGCAATGTTCCCGTGGTTTCGATTCTGGACTGGAATGCACTGTGGGTTCGCTGTTACGTGCCGGAAAATCATCTGGATATTCAAGTCGACCAGGAAGTCGAAGTCACGATCGACAGCTATCCCGATAAAACCTTCAAAGGTCGCGTCAGTTTTGTTTCCCGCCAGGCGGAGTTTGTGCCCCGCAATGTGCAGACTCCCGAAGAACGTTCCAAGCAGGTCTTCCGCATCAAAGTCCGTATCACAGATAAAGACAAACTGCTCCGTCCCGGTATGGCCGCCGATGTCTGGCTGCATGGGAAGGATTAA
- a CDS encoding type II secretion system protein gives MRRGFTLIELMVAIATIAVLIALLLPEIQKAKDASLKSSQKDGPYWVYREYEYAGGPVISEISGTYKHSLQEILDMYAINLKKQQKQNELELEQIAQLEQMTDEDAVAIALKPVEPKTQRVPSWHKRHTDLGAQEISRKEKIAKTKRALKNFKFDLSQNTASLVARRNLVEAIEELKHDLKQLESQD, from the coding sequence ATGAGAAGAGGATTTACACTAATCGAATTAATGGTGGCGATTGCAACAATTGCCGTTCTGATTGCACTACTCTTACCAGAGATCCAGAAGGCCAAAGATGCCTCACTGAAATCAAGCCAGAAAGATGGCCCCTACTGGGTTTACCGTGAATACGAATACGCGGGTGGCCCTGTGATTTCCGAAATTTCCGGAACATATAAGCATTCGCTTCAGGAAATTCTGGACATGTATGCGATCAATCTGAAAAAACAGCAGAAACAGAATGAGCTGGAACTGGAGCAGATTGCTCAACTGGAACAGATGACAGACGAAGATGCCGTCGCCATCGCCCTGAAACCTGTTGAACCCAAAACACAACGGGTCCCCAGTTGGCACAAACGCCATACCGATCTGGGGGCTCAGGAGATCTCCAGAAAAGAGAAAATTGCGAAAACCAAACGGGCTTTGAAGAACTTTAAATTTGATCTGAGCCAGAATACAGCTTCCCTGGTCGCACGACGAAACCTGGTAGAAGCGATCGAAGAGTTAAAGCACGATTTAAAACAACTGGAATCGCAAGACTGA
- a CDS encoding OmpA family protein, with protein sequence MPILVRVCLLTAVSLFTISQSACQRGPNAQLRQSMYRSQQLYDQNSELAMQRDQFQQSANALQHERDQLAMRAQSLESNLNIANKRLDNLNAERSEMQQRYVSLMKKAKGQPSPLDGEATRRFQELADKYPDFEFDPITGVSKFHSDILFSSGSDNLKPAAQEILNQFAAIMNDGNAKRLNVLVVGHTDDKPISKASTQRQHRTNWHLSTNRANSVVLTLSKFGVKQERMGAAGYSMFQPVVPNQNDSARQKNRRVEIFVLAPDAVVAGWDPNPTLLN encoded by the coding sequence ATGCCCATCCTTGTACGGGTATGCCTGCTTACCGCAGTTAGTTTGTTTACGATTTCACAGTCAGCCTGTCAGCGTGGACCGAACGCCCAGTTGCGTCAGAGTATGTACCGCTCTCAGCAACTCTATGACCAGAATTCGGAACTTGCCATGCAGCGTGATCAGTTCCAGCAGTCTGCCAACGCTCTGCAGCACGAGCGGGATCAGTTGGCGATGCGGGCCCAGTCGCTGGAATCCAATCTGAATATCGCCAATAAACGGCTCGACAACCTGAATGCAGAACGTTCCGAAATGCAGCAGCGGTATGTCAGCCTGATGAAAAAAGCCAAAGGACAACCCAGCCCCCTGGATGGCGAAGCCACGCGACGTTTTCAGGAACTGGCTGACAAGTACCCCGATTTCGAATTCGATCCGATTACGGGCGTCAGTAAATTTCACTCTGACATCCTGTTCTCTTCAGGCAGTGATAACCTGAAGCCAGCAGCTCAGGAAATTTTGAACCAGTTTGCTGCCATTATGAATGATGGAAATGCCAAGCGATTGAATGTCCTGGTTGTTGGACACACAGACGATAAACCGATTTCGAAAGCCAGCACTCAGCGTCAGCACCGCACCAACTGGCACCTGTCGACCAACCGGGCCAACTCGGTCGTGCTCACGCTCTCCAAATTCGGTGTGAAGCAGGAACGAATGGGAGCCGCCGGCTACAGTATGTTCCAGCCAGTTGTACCCAACCAGAACGATTCGGCACGACAGAAGAACCGTCGCGTAGAAATCTTTGTGCTCGCTCCTGATGCCGTGGTCGCCGGCTGGGATCCAAATCCCACGCTGTTAAATTAA
- a CDS encoding MarC family protein: MEWDDIFRDFVYLWAVIDPIGSIPVFIAVTAGTSRMVQRKIAYQAIITAGLVLLLFIVGGQIMLDLLEIPLAAFQIAGGLVLFLFALTMIFGDSKPETEIEESTHINAHQNKAVFPLAIPSIASPGAMMAVVLITDNHRFHIGQQLISTLTMMTVLLITLGFLLLAGRIQKLIGDAGASVVSRIGGLILASVAVDSVLSGIKTYFGI; the protein is encoded by the coding sequence ATGGAGTGGGACGATATTTTCAGAGATTTTGTGTATCTCTGGGCCGTCATCGATCCGATTGGTTCGATTCCGGTATTCATCGCGGTTACCGCGGGCACTAGCAGAATGGTGCAGCGGAAAATCGCGTACCAGGCGATCATCACGGCTGGTCTGGTCCTGCTGCTGTTCATCGTTGGTGGACAGATAATGCTGGATCTGCTTGAGATTCCCCTTGCCGCGTTTCAGATTGCGGGGGGACTCGTTCTGTTTCTGTTTGCTTTAACTATGATTTTTGGTGACAGCAAACCGGAGACGGAGATTGAAGAATCCACACACATCAATGCACACCAGAATAAAGCCGTTTTTCCTCTGGCAATTCCTTCGATCGCTTCTCCCGGCGCGATGATGGCTGTCGTACTGATTACTGATAACCATCGTTTTCACATCGGACAACAGTTGATCTCCACACTGACAATGATGACGGTCCTCCTCATCACTCTCGGGTTCCTGTTGCTGGCGGGGCGAATTCAGAAACTGATCGGAGATGCAGGAGCGAGTGTCGTCAGCCGGATTGGAGGACTGATTCTGGCTTCGGTTGCCGTCGACAGCGTTCTGAGCGGCATCAAAACCTATTTCGGGATTTGA
- a CDS encoding sulfatase, producing MLRTLVFCCHLSMLSQASAENQRPNIVLFFIDDLGWRDVGFMGSDFFETPHIDRLADESMKFTAAYSAAPNCAPSRACLMSGLYTPRHGVYTVGDPARGNDRYRKLIPAENNRVLDDRFTTIADRLSQAGYRCASVGKWHLGQSPLSQGFQVNIAGNQTGSPRGGYFSPYQNPQLSDGEQGEFLTDRLTTAACQFIKDNQGSPFFLYLTHYAVHTPLQAKKEDIAYFQSKPAGKLHQHATYAAMIRSMDQSIGRVLQTLREQQLDQNTIVVFTSDNGGYGPATSMLPLRGSKGMLYEGGIRVPLLIKWPGVTQPGSTTGEAVINVDLYPTFLEMTNIPVLESELLDGESLVPLLKDPQTRLESRSLFWHFPAYLQKYQGMQQRFRTTPVSVIRQGDWKLLEFFEDGHQELYNTRLDIGESKELSGSHPEKTQELSQALHRWQKQVKAAIPAELNPEYKPED from the coding sequence ATGCTTCGCACTCTGGTGTTCTGCTGTCATCTTTCGATGCTGTCACAAGCCAGTGCAGAGAATCAGCGGCCCAATATCGTCCTGTTTTTTATTGACGATCTGGGCTGGCGGGATGTGGGCTTTATGGGCAGTGATTTTTTCGAAACGCCTCATATTGACCGCCTGGCGGACGAATCGATGAAGTTTACCGCCGCTTATTCAGCAGCACCCAATTGTGCGCCCAGCCGCGCCTGTCTGATGTCAGGTCTCTATACGCCTCGGCATGGGGTCTACACAGTAGGGGACCCGGCACGTGGAAACGACCGTTATCGGAAGCTGATTCCCGCTGAGAATAACAGGGTGTTAGATGACCGGTTTACGACCATTGCCGATCGACTTTCACAGGCGGGTTATCGTTGCGCCAGCGTGGGTAAATGGCATCTGGGTCAGTCCCCTCTCTCGCAGGGTTTTCAGGTCAATATCGCCGGGAATCAGACGGGCAGTCCGCGAGGCGGCTATTTCAGTCCATATCAGAACCCGCAGCTGAGTGATGGAGAGCAGGGGGAATTCCTGACAGATCGTCTGACCACGGCAGCCTGTCAATTCATCAAAGACAACCAGGGTTCCCCTTTCTTTCTGTATCTGACACACTATGCAGTCCATACGCCTTTGCAGGCAAAAAAAGAGGACATCGCTTACTTCCAGTCGAAGCCAGCCGGAAAACTGCATCAACATGCCACTTATGCAGCGATGATACGCAGCATGGATCAGAGTATTGGCCGCGTGCTGCAAACCCTGCGGGAACAGCAGCTTGATCAGAATACGATCGTGGTTTTTACATCCGATAATGGCGGGTATGGGCCTGCCACCAGCATGTTACCGTTACGTGGTTCAAAGGGGATGTTGTATGAGGGAGGAATCCGTGTACCGCTGCTGATCAAGTGGCCTGGCGTCACACAGCCTGGAAGTACAACCGGCGAAGCAGTGATTAATGTCGATCTCTATCCGACCTTTCTGGAAATGACGAACATACCGGTTCTGGAAAGTGAGCTATTGGACGGTGAAAGTCTGGTTCCGCTGCTGAAAGATCCGCAAACTCGACTGGAATCAAGGAGTCTGTTCTGGCACTTCCCCGCTTATCTGCAAAAATACCAGGGCATGCAGCAGCGGTTTCGCACAACGCCTGTCTCGGTGATTCGACAGGGAGACTGGAAGCTGCTGGAGTTTTTTGAAGACGGACATCAGGAACTCTACAATACGCGACTCGATATCGGGGAATCAAAGGAACTGTCCGGCAGTCACCCCGAAAAAACGCAGGAACTGTCACAGGCACTGCATCGCTGGCAGAAACAGGTCAAGGCGGCGATCCCTGCTGAGTTGAATCCAGAATACAAACCGGAAGATTAA